A stretch of the Desulforamulus ferrireducens genome encodes the following:
- the rpmA gene encoding 50S ribosomal protein L27, whose translation MAHKKGVGSSRNGRDSESKRLGVKEGDGKFVTAGSILVRQRGTRIYPGANVGRGGDDTLFAKVDGIVKFERKGRDHKQVSIVVPEVVAQ comes from the coding sequence ATGGCTCATAAGAAAGGTGTCGGTAGCTCAAGGAACGGTCGTGATTCCGAGTCTAAACGGCTTGGGGTGAAAGAGGGCGACGGTAAATTTGTTACTGCTGGCAGTATTTTGGTTAGACAACGTGGCACCAGAATTTATCCCGGCGCTAACGTAGGTCGCGGTGGTGATGACACACTGTTTGCCAAAGTAGATGGTATTGTTAAATTCGAGCGCAAAGGTCGGGACCATAAGCAAGTAAGTATCGTAGTTCCCGAGGTTGTTGCTCAGTAA
- the obgE gene encoding GTPase ObgE: MFYDRAKIYVKGGDGGNGCIAMRREKYVPLGGPWGGDGGHGGDVIFVADEGLNTLQEFRYKKHFKAERGGHGMGKNMHGAAGEDLIVRVPTGTVVREAETGRLIADLVEDGQRVVVAKGGRGGRGNVRFASATNKAPRIAEKGEPGEELWVELELKLIADVGLIGFPNAGKSTFISRVSAAKPKIADYPFTTLVPNLGVVAVGDDSFVMADIPGLIEGASQGVGLGHEFLRHTERTRLLIHVVDVAGTEGRDPVEDIKTINRELELYDARLAERPQIIAANKMDVQPQADENLTRLREAFGDSYEIFPISAATGEGLDKVVHRVAELLEEIPKIPPEEPAADLQMVFEPEERFSIQRDFDGNWRVSGKEIERHVAMTYLEEEESVERLQKIMRLMGLEQGLIDAGVKEGDIVRIGDWEFEWTP, translated from the coding sequence ATGTTTTATGATAGGGCGAAAATATATGTCAAAGGCGGCGATGGCGGCAACGGCTGCATAGCCATGCGCCGGGAAAAATACGTACCCTTAGGTGGCCCCTGGGGTGGAGATGGAGGACACGGCGGAGATGTAATATTTGTAGCCGATGAAGGACTGAACACACTCCAAGAATTTCGTTATAAAAAACATTTTAAAGCCGAACGCGGTGGCCATGGTATGGGCAAAAATATGCATGGCGCAGCAGGGGAAGACCTTATTGTACGGGTTCCTACGGGTACTGTAGTAAGGGAAGCCGAAACCGGGCGGCTTATTGCGGACTTAGTTGAAGATGGCCAACGGGTAGTGGTGGCCAAGGGGGGCCGGGGAGGCCGGGGCAATGTACGCTTTGCCTCAGCTACCAATAAAGCACCCCGCATAGCTGAAAAGGGGGAGCCAGGAGAAGAGCTTTGGGTAGAGCTGGAACTGAAACTCATCGCTGACGTTGGACTGATCGGCTTTCCCAATGCTGGTAAATCTACCTTTATTTCTAGAGTTTCCGCAGCTAAACCTAAAATTGCCGATTATCCCTTTACCACATTGGTACCTAACCTTGGTGTAGTGGCGGTGGGTGACGATAGCTTTGTAATGGCGGATATTCCGGGACTCATCGAAGGTGCTTCCCAGGGTGTGGGGCTTGGTCACGAATTCCTGCGTCACACCGAGCGTACTCGTTTACTAATTCATGTGGTGGATGTAGCGGGCACCGAGGGAAGAGACCCGGTGGAAGACATCAAAACCATTAACCGGGAGCTTGAGCTATACGATGCCAGGTTGGCAGAACGACCACAAATTATTGCTGCCAATAAAATGGACGTACAACCACAGGCAGATGAAAATTTAACCCGACTACGGGAAGCCTTTGGCGATAGCTATGAAATCTTTCCTATCTCCGCGGCTACCGGGGAGGGGTTGGATAAAGTGGTCCATCGTGTGGCCGAATTATTGGAGGAAATACCCAAAATTCCGCCGGAAGAACCGGCAGCAGACCTGCAAATGGTCTTTGAGCCAGAGGAGCGTTTCAGCATTCAAAGGGATTTTGACGGAAACTGGCGAGTCAGCGGCAAGGAGATAGAACGCCATGTTGCCATGACTTATTTGGAAGAGGAAGAGTCTGTGGAAAGACTACAGAAAATTATGCGTTTGATGGGTTTGGAACAGGGACTTATAGATGCTGGCGTAAAAGAAGGTGATATTGTCCGGATAGGAGATTGGGAATTTGAGTGGACTCCCTAA
- a CDS encoding flavin reductase family protein produces the protein MKEDVKYNDYLKDALEQLPKGAFLTVKDEDRLNTMTIGWGAIGITWQKPVFMIMVRHSRHTYNILENSKEFTVSIPIKKDLKKALAFCGTKSGREYDKFKECNLTAEPGKVVNTPIVGECELHYECKVIYQQTMEPALLEPKIKKLAYAKGDYHVMYYGEIVACYLKE, from the coding sequence ATGAAAGAGGACGTAAAATATAATGACTATCTTAAGGATGCCTTGGAACAACTGCCCAAAGGTGCTTTTCTCACAGTAAAGGACGAGGACAGACTTAATACCATGACTATAGGTTGGGGTGCCATTGGCATCACCTGGCAAAAACCTGTTTTTATGATTATGGTCCGCCACTCCAGACACACCTACAACATACTGGAGAATTCCAAAGAATTTACCGTCAGTATTCCCATTAAAAAAGACCTGAAAAAGGCCTTGGCCTTTTGTGGTACTAAATCTGGCCGGGAATATGATAAGTTTAAAGAATGTAATTTAACTGCTGAACCGGGCAAGGTAGTAAATACCCCAATTGTTGGTGAATGCGAACTACACTATGAATGCAAAGTCATCTACCAACAAACAATGGAGCCAGCCCTTTTGGAGCCAAAGATTAAAAAATTAGCCTACGCCAAAGGTGATTACCATGTAATGTACTACGGCGAGATTGTGGCTTGTTATTTAAAGGAGTAA
- the rplU gene encoding 50S ribosomal protein L21 — protein sequence MYAVVVTGGKQYKVQEGDTLYIEKLNAEAGQKVELTDVLLVEKDGQVKVGTPKVEGAKVILDVVRHGKGQKIIVFKYKPKKNYRRKKGHRQPFTQVVVEKIEA from the coding sequence ATGTACGCAGTAGTGGTTACTGGTGGCAAGCAGTACAAGGTTCAAGAAGGCGACACCCTGTACATTGAAAAGCTTAACGCTGAAGCAGGCCAAAAGGTTGAATTAACCGATGTTCTGTTGGTGGAAAAGGACGGCCAGGTAAAAGTAGGTACTCCCAAAGTGGAAGGTGCTAAAGTAATCCTGGATGTTGTTCGCCACGGCAAAGGCCAAAAGATTATCGTGTTTAAGTATAAGCCCAAGAAAAACTACCGTCGTAAGAAAGGTCATCGTCAACCTTTCACCCAGGTAGTTGTTGAAAAAATTGAAGCATAA
- a CDS encoding Spo0B domain-containing protein yields MEVKGLLEVIQVQRHDFLNHLQVISGLLQLNKGERVRDYIQQVSKEYERLSRITRIKSPEVKALLLIANNEAIKHQVELQFDIQTNMESLAVPGEIVNYTLKQCINHALKFLAPPEVTDRRLKLSIYEGEKKITVKLGFPGVPAEVVKDAEERMALSEALAPYNGSSKLAVTEKEAEIYLIFPKN; encoded by the coding sequence GTGGAAGTCAAAGGACTGTTGGAAGTTATTCAAGTACAGAGACATGATTTTTTAAATCATTTACAAGTAATTTCCGGCCTGCTTCAATTAAACAAAGGTGAACGGGTAAGGGATTATATCCAACAGGTTAGTAAAGAATATGAAAGGCTAAGCCGGATTACCCGTATTAAATCCCCTGAAGTTAAGGCCCTTTTGTTAATAGCTAATAATGAAGCAATTAAACATCAGGTGGAACTGCAATTTGATATCCAAACGAACATGGAGTCCTTGGCAGTTCCGGGAGAAATAGTTAACTATACCCTCAAACAGTGCATTAACCACGCCTTAAAGTTCTTGGCTCCACCGGAAGTGACTGATCGTCGCCTAAAATTATCCATATATGAAGGGGAAAAGAAAATTACGGTAAAACTGGGATTCCCTGGTGTTCCCGCAGAAGTTGTTAAGGATGCCGAGGAACGGATGGCACTGTCAGAGGCTTTAGCCCCCTATAACGGAAGTTCAAAGTTGGCTGTTACAGAGAAGGAAGCAGAGATTTATTTAATATTCCCCAAAAATTAG
- the rbsK gene encoding ribokinase codes for MTTARVLVVGSINMDLVSYSERIPGVGETVLGKRFLTVPGGKGANQAVAAARLGAQVTMLGAAGTDSHGEQLLKHLQQTGIDISHIKQVDTSTGVALINVDSKGNNQIVVVPGANFAITPADLEAREQVFANADVVVLQLEIPLDTIGKAIDLANKYQKPVILNPAPAQPLPEEWFAKVDYLIPNEHEALLLGGSPEDGYLALRSKVKQNLLVTKGEQGVFYATGETAEVIPAFKVKAVDTTAAGDAFIGGFSVALAEGKNLKAAIIFASAVAALSVGKEGAQTSLPARTEVEQFIGGCEL; via the coding sequence TTGACAACAGCTAGGGTATTAGTTGTGGGCAGTATCAATATGGATTTGGTAAGTTATTCGGAGAGAATTCCCGGTGTGGGTGAAACGGTATTGGGAAAGCGCTTCCTTACCGTTCCCGGCGGTAAAGGTGCTAATCAGGCAGTGGCAGCAGCCAGGCTGGGAGCCCAGGTTACTATGTTAGGAGCAGCAGGCACGGACAGCCACGGTGAGCAACTGCTTAAACATTTGCAGCAAACAGGTATAGATATCAGCCACATTAAACAAGTAGATACCTCTACCGGTGTGGCTTTAATTAATGTTGATAGCAAAGGCAATAACCAGATTGTGGTTGTTCCCGGGGCCAATTTTGCCATCACCCCTGCCGATTTAGAAGCAAGGGAACAGGTTTTTGCCAATGCTGATGTGGTTGTTTTGCAGTTGGAAATTCCTTTAGATACCATTGGTAAAGCCATTGATTTGGCCAATAAATACCAGAAACCAGTTATTTTAAATCCAGCTCCGGCACAACCTTTGCCCGAGGAGTGGTTTGCCAAAGTAGATTATTTAATCCCCAATGAGCATGAGGCCCTGTTGTTGGGGGGTTCCCCTGAAGATGGTTATTTGGCCCTGCGCTCAAAGGTTAAACAAAATCTATTAGTAACCAAAGGGGAACAGGGAGTGTTCTATGCTACTGGAGAGACGGCAGAAGTTATCCCGGCCTTTAAAGTAAAGGCGGTTGATACCACAGCAGCGGGAGACGCCTTTATTGGTGGTTTTAGTGTGGCCCTGGCTGAGGGAAAAAACCTCAAAGCAGCAATTATCTTTGCCAGTGCTGTAGCAGCTTTATCTGTGGGCAAAGAGGGTGCTCAAACCTCCTTGCCGGCACGGACAGAAGTGGAACAATTTATTGGGGGTTGTGAGCTATGA
- the rbsD gene encoding D-ribose pyranase, with amino-acid sequence MKKHGILHRELAALIASLGHGDAIVIADSGLPVPPGVACIDLAVTKGVPGFLEVLEAILYELVVEKATVAKELLPNSQLLDDINSRLSPVEVQAVSHEELKKLTAEAKAVIRTGEWTPYANVILYAGVAF; translated from the coding sequence ATGAAAAAACATGGAATTTTACACCGGGAGTTAGCTGCATTAATAGCCAGTTTAGGACATGGGGATGCCATTGTCATTGCAGATAGCGGCTTGCCGGTACCTCCTGGCGTAGCTTGTATTGATTTGGCGGTTACCAAGGGTGTACCAGGTTTTTTAGAGGTACTGGAGGCTATTCTTTACGAGCTGGTGGTGGAAAAAGCCACTGTGGCCAAGGAATTACTTCCCAACTCCCAATTACTGGATGATATAAATAGCAGGTTATCCCCGGTAGAGGTACAAGCGGTTAGCCACGAAGAACTGAAAAAATTAACTGCTGAGGCTAAGGCGGTAATCCGTACGGGAGAATGGACTCCCTATGCCAATGTTATTTTGTATGCGGGCGTGGCTTTTTAA
- the sfsA gene encoding DNA/RNA nuclease SfsA — protein sequence MSGLPNQPKEIAITLPKLMESTFIQRKNRFVGLVEVAGEIHPAHVPSSGRMRELLFPGNTVYLSSMPEGMRTKYRIHLASFGETLVSVDSLLPNRLMYQAFMEGALDNFAGYQEVKKEVGFGDCRFDFYLRGASGRCLIEVKSVTLVEDGIAKFPDAPSARGTKHLLELCQAVHEGFRAAVIFVVQRNDAKFFSPNHVTDPQFSRALDQAAACGVEIYAITCQVTKETIRLQGALPVQNGI from the coding sequence TTGAGTGGACTCCCTAATCAGCCAAAGGAGATAGCTATTACCCTGCCGAAATTAATGGAGTCCACCTTTATTCAACGGAAAAACCGCTTTGTAGGTTTGGTTGAGGTAGCGGGAGAGATCCATCCCGCCCATGTGCCCAGTTCCGGTCGCATGAGAGAACTACTTTTTCCCGGTAACACCGTTTACCTATCTTCTATGCCCGAAGGTATGCGGACAAAATACCGCATCCATCTAGCCAGTTTCGGTGAAACCCTGGTATCTGTGGACTCTCTATTACCCAACCGGCTAATGTATCAAGCTTTTATGGAAGGGGCTCTGGACAACTTCGCCGGCTACCAGGAAGTAAAAAAAGAGGTGGGTTTTGGAGACTGCCGTTTTGACTTCTACCTTAGAGGAGCCAGCGGCCGTTGCTTAATTGAGGTTAAATCTGTCACCCTGGTGGAAGATGGTATAGCCAAATTCCCCGATGCGCCTTCCGCCAGGGGGACCAAACACCTGCTGGAACTTTGTCAAGCAGTCCATGAGGGTTTCCGGGCAGCTGTTATCTTTGTGGTACAGCGCAACGATGCAAAGTTTTTTTCTCCCAACCATGTTACCGACCCTCAATTTAGCAGGGCCTTGGACCAAGCAGCGGCCTGCGGTGTGGAAATATATGCCATTACTTGTCAAGTAACAAAGGAAACAATAAGGTTGCAGGGAGCACTACCTGTTCAGAACGGAATTTAA
- a CDS encoding LysM peptidoglycan-binding domain-containing protein: protein MKKFPKTTSEIVKAMTLNEMEKALEQEKRTKMNLMMLIAAGSIILILTVGLVYISYTKTQINKEIDKLQVINVKLMEENNNLMEENKKLKEQFNHSVMSEPVSDIIYHHIQTGDNFAVLSKQYYGTEKYAAQIAKINGLSKTTRLHIGQVLQIPKQPDPSW, encoded by the coding sequence ATGAAAAAATTTCCAAAAACAACATCAGAAATTGTAAAGGCGATGACTTTAAATGAAATGGAGAAGGCATTAGAACAAGAAAAAAGAACAAAGATGAACTTAATGATGTTAATAGCTGCAGGTAGTATTATACTTATTCTTACGGTAGGTTTAGTTTATATTAGTTACACTAAGACTCAAATTAATAAGGAAATAGATAAGCTACAAGTAATAAATGTGAAGCTAATGGAAGAGAATAACAATCTAATGGAAGAGAATAAAAAACTAAAGGAACAATTTAATCACTCTGTTATGAGTGAACCTGTCTCAGACATTATTTATCATCATATTCAAACAGGAGATAATTTTGCTGTCCTTTCTAAACAATATTACGGCACAGAGAAATATGCCGCTCAAATAGCCAAAATAAATGGGTTATCTAAAACAACTAGGCTACATATTGGTCAGGTTTTACAGATACCTAAACAACCCGATCCTAGTTGGTAG
- a CDS encoding GNAT family N-acetyltransferase encodes MNFQYFRPQIPAHRTQLRSFFQANEATSNFENNLTSLWDTGNDKLLVALRGNKVIGAAWLRKSDAGLYIKYMHVLFPYQGIGRKMVEHLKKEQLVMECWAVYEAKGFWRKVGFMAKGSYGTMIYQPRLAS; translated from the coding sequence ATGAATTTTCAATATTTTAGACCACAGATTCCCGCCCACCGCACACAACTTAGATCTTTTTTCCAAGCAAATGAAGCAACCAGTAACTTTGAGAACAATTTAACGTCCCTCTGGGATACTGGGAACGATAAATTACTGGTGGCACTACGTGGGAACAAAGTAATTGGCGCAGCTTGGCTACGGAAAAGTGATGCTGGTCTTTATATCAAGTATATGCATGTGCTATTTCCCTACCAAGGGATTGGCAGGAAAATGGTGGAACATCTAAAAAAAGAACAACTGGTTATGGAATGCTGGGCAGTCTATGAAGCCAAAGGTTTTTGGCGAAAGGTAGGCTTTATGGCAAAGGGTTCTTACGGAACTATGATTTATCAGCCACGGTTGGCTTCTTAA
- a CDS encoding LacI family DNA-binding transcriptional regulator, which translates to MATIKDVAKLAGVSVSTVSRVLNASGYVEKNTEAKVMAAIKQLNYQPSQIARGLVSKKTKTFGLILPDITNPFFPELARGAEDEAGKQGYNIMLCNSDWDVAKEKMYLNLLSEKRVDGIILVGSRMHEQYLAPWINDAAPVVLLDRTSQLDIHSICTNNKLGGFLATKHLLEQNYRRIAHITGPATSPSAQQRLLGYQKALEEYGLSLDMTLVCEGDFRISGGATGMRRLLSLKNVPDAVFCGNDLMAVGALEVLQEAGLKVPEDIALVGYDGIDLSKYVHPKLTTVIQPTYEMGVMAVQLIIESLTGQNTVYRHLELDPILKVRDSSIRRKTIDNS; encoded by the coding sequence ATGGCCACCATTAAGGATGTAGCAAAATTAGCAGGGGTATCGGTTTCCACAGTGTCCCGAGTTTTAAATGCCAGTGGCTATGTGGAAAAAAATACTGAGGCAAAGGTTATGGCTGCCATTAAACAACTTAATTATCAGCCCAGTCAAATTGCCAGGGGGTTGGTAAGTAAAAAAACCAAAACCTTTGGCCTGATCTTGCCGGATATTACCAACCCATTTTTTCCGGAATTAGCCCGGGGAGCGGAAGATGAGGCAGGGAAACAGGGGTACAATATCATGCTTTGCAACTCTGATTGGGATGTTGCCAAAGAAAAAATGTACTTAAACCTGTTAAGTGAAAAACGAGTGGACGGCATTATCTTGGTTGGTTCCAGAATGCATGAACAATACTTAGCCCCTTGGATAAATGATGCTGCACCTGTGGTCCTATTGGATCGTACCAGTCAATTGGATATTCATTCTATCTGTACTAACAATAAATTGGGGGGCTTTTTAGCAACCAAGCACCTCCTGGAGCAAAATTATCGTCGAATTGCCCATATTACCGGTCCTGCCACGTCTCCATCAGCTCAGCAACGCTTGCTTGGTTATCAAAAGGCCTTGGAGGAATATGGCTTGTCCCTGGATATGACGTTAGTTTGTGAAGGTGATTTTCGCATCTCTGGTGGTGCCACCGGTATGCGTAGATTACTCAGTTTAAAAAATGTTCCCGATGCAGTTTTCTGTGGTAATGATTTGATGGCCGTGGGTGCCCTGGAGGTTTTGCAGGAAGCAGGCTTAAAAGTCCCCGAGGACATCGCCCTGGTGGGTTATGACGGAATAGATTTAAGTAAATATGTTCATCCTAAACTAACTACGGTTATTCAGCCTACCTATGAAATGGGAGTTATGGCAGTTCAATTGATTATTGAATCTTTGACGGGTCAAAATACAGTTTACCGCCATTTAGAGTTAGACCCTATCCTGAAAGTTAGGGACTCGTCCATAAGGAGGAAAACCATTGACAACAGCTAG
- a CDS encoding methyl-accepting chemotaxis protein — protein sequence MKLGNKILATVLVVVLVGVISQVLVQQKVNLANTSITQEQRWTGRAIQGLELKANSEHQNSALAEYVLIGQAEQLNHFLELSNETKKQMEQFIQDTQRDEVKQHLQKVLQNQEKLIEVFNREIRPAVEAGDLALVGRIYTEKFTPLSEAIEADLEKFVEDRKQEVIQQQEIVANASKQAVQYGVIFTVLAAILGITISFVMSRQIINPLKKLIQRAEALAEGDLTQTMDHLHQKDEIGDLARAFQKMEDELKRVISLIIADSMTLAAHSQQMSAASQEVSANVHGIAGLTTELAATAENQAANAMGASAVSREAEEVAREGGRAVQDVINKMESIRSTVNNSTQVMAKLSEQSKQIGQIIAAITGIADQTNLLALNAAIEAARAGEHGKGFAVVAEEVRNLAEKSATAAKEISSIVSEIRQDIEQAVEAMEIGAKEVNEGVLVVEKAGQSLEQIVEKVVNSSQYISEISVATEQTSDATQELAQSTDQVNSAVEQIAQSSVSLAKMAQEFSELTSHFKVLQEKQGDFWEGKVHCSETKNCLAEGRDPSQCKVSKYPGYPCWNLKGTHCKGEKGNDIRQCKECEVYKQYGNGQPIVVYDDNLLESNSGIDWD from the coding sequence TTGAAATTGGGCAATAAAATTCTTGCAACGGTACTGGTTGTGGTTTTAGTTGGGGTTATTTCTCAAGTTTTGGTTCAACAAAAAGTAAATTTGGCTAATACAAGCATAACCCAAGAGCAGAGATGGACTGGGCGGGCTATCCAAGGTCTGGAGTTAAAAGCTAACTCTGAACATCAAAATTCTGCATTGGCTGAATATGTTCTTATCGGACAAGCAGAACAATTAAATCATTTTCTCGAACTTAGCAATGAAACTAAAAAACAAATGGAGCAATTTATTCAAGATACCCAAAGGGACGAAGTGAAACAACACTTACAAAAAGTGCTGCAAAATCAAGAAAAGCTAATCGAAGTTTTTAACCGTGAGATAAGACCTGCAGTGGAGGCGGGTGATCTTGCGTTAGTCGGTAGAATTTACACTGAGAAATTTACCCCCCTAAGTGAAGCAATAGAAGCTGACTTGGAGAAGTTTGTTGAGGATAGAAAGCAAGAGGTAATCCAACAACAGGAGATTGTTGCCAATGCCAGCAAACAGGCAGTTCAATATGGTGTAATCTTTACCGTGTTAGCAGCAATACTAGGTATTACCATTAGTTTTGTTATGAGTCGTCAGATTATTAATCCCCTGAAGAAACTTATTCAGCGTGCCGAGGCCCTAGCTGAAGGAGATCTGACCCAAACGATGGATCATTTGCACCAGAAGGATGAGATTGGTGACTTAGCCAGGGCTTTTCAAAAGATGGAAGACGAACTTAAGCGAGTGATTAGTCTCATCATTGCGGATAGTATGACCTTAGCTGCCCACAGCCAACAGATGTCTGCGGCAAGTCAAGAGGTAAGTGCTAACGTGCATGGTATTGCCGGTTTAACCACCGAACTGGCGGCTACGGCAGAAAATCAAGCAGCCAATGCCATGGGGGCCTCGGCAGTATCAAGGGAAGCAGAAGAAGTTGCCCGGGAAGGCGGACGTGCAGTTCAAGATGTAATTAATAAAATGGAAAGTATTAGATCTACAGTTAATAACAGCACCCAGGTAATGGCCAAGCTCTCAGAGCAGTCCAAACAAATTGGTCAAATTATTGCAGCTATAACAGGTATAGCCGATCAAACCAACTTGTTAGCCTTAAACGCTGCCATAGAGGCTGCCAGGGCTGGGGAGCACGGCAAAGGCTTTGCTGTTGTGGCTGAAGAGGTTCGTAACTTGGCTGAAAAATCAGCAACCGCAGCCAAGGAGATTTCTAGCATTGTCAGTGAAATAAGGCAGGACATTGAACAGGCAGTGGAGGCTATGGAAATTGGGGCGAAGGAAGTTAATGAAGGAGTTTTAGTGGTCGAAAAGGCAGGACAATCTTTAGAGCAAATTGTTGAGAAAGTTGTTAACAGTAGTCAATATATCTCAGAAATATCTGTGGCTACCGAGCAAACCAGTGATGCCACCCAGGAGTTGGCCCAGTCCACCGATCAGGTCAACTCTGCGGTAGAGCAAATTGCTCAGTCTTCCGTAAGTCTGGCCAAGATGGCCCAGGAATTTAGCGAATTAACCAGTCATTTTAAGGTTCTGCAAGAAAAGCAAGGAGATTTTTGGGAAGGAAAAGTACACTGTTCCGAAACGAAAAACTGCCTGGCCGAAGGAAGGGATCCCAGCCAATGCAAGGTAAGCAAATACCCTGGTTACCCCTGTTGGAACTTAAAAGGAACCCACTGCAAAGGCGAAAAGGGCAATGATATTAGGCAGTGTAAGGAATGTGAAGTATACAAGCAGTATGGCAATGGTCAACCCATTGTGGTTTATGACGACAACCTACTTGAAAGCAACAGTGGCATAGACTGGGATTAA
- a CDS encoding TrkH family potassium uptake protein, with product MNNRLILRALGIMLCCLAVAMLPSLAFSIVDASRDTLAFLLSIIVTAVAGFALILIKPGTMQVGYKEGFLVATSGWLLLSTFGALPFYLSGILTHPVDAFFESASGFTTTGASLIANIEGLSRGILFWRSLIHWLGGMGIIVLTLALMPSINVAGFRMFKAEVPGPTKSKVLPKVAQTARELYKVYLLFSLGEFILLKVAGMSWFDAMIHTLGTMGTGGSSSKNASIGYFDSLSIELIIIFFMILCGINFSLHYSVMKGNRLAYFKDPETKVYLGIIAVAVMLVSINLVNDLDYGIDQAARLALFQVASVITSTGFTTTDFYQWPDFSRFLLVVLMFVGACSGSTGAGIKVIRLLIVLRALSNQMSRLIHPQAVIPVRLGNSVIPQEVVQTVQNFFALFIVCIGIAVTALLALGIDLSTAFMAVITTISCLGTVSPATMFADMPQVAKLILTFCMFIGRLELFTILVVLNLKFWR from the coding sequence TTGAATAACAGGCTTATTTTAAGAGCGCTGGGGATTATGCTTTGTTGCCTGGCTGTTGCAATGTTACCATCCCTTGCGTTTTCCATAGTTGATGCCAGCAGGGATACTTTAGCCTTTCTTTTAAGTATTATTGTTACAGCAGTTGCTGGTTTTGCACTTATTTTAATTAAGCCAGGCACCATGCAAGTTGGCTATAAAGAAGGATTTCTGGTTGCTACCTCGGGGTGGTTATTATTATCTACCTTTGGAGCGTTACCCTTTTATTTAAGTGGTATATTAACCCATCCAGTGGATGCTTTTTTTGAGTCAGCATCGGGTTTTACCACAACCGGCGCCTCGTTAATAGCAAATATTGAGGGGTTGTCCAGGGGCATATTGTTCTGGCGAAGCCTGATTCATTGGCTGGGTGGTATGGGTATCATTGTATTGACCCTTGCTTTAATGCCTTCCATAAATGTCGCAGGTTTTCGCATGTTTAAAGCAGAAGTCCCCGGTCCGACCAAAAGCAAGGTTTTACCCAAGGTTGCCCAGACAGCTAGAGAGCTTTATAAAGTCTATCTGTTGTTTTCTTTGGGAGAATTTATCTTGCTAAAAGTGGCGGGTATGTCTTGGTTTGACGCTATGATTCATACCCTAGGTACCATGGGGACAGGTGGCAGCTCTTCCAAAAATGCCAGTATTGGGTATTTTGACAGTTTATCAATAGAGTTAATTATTATCTTTTTTATGATTCTATGTGGTATTAATTTTAGTTTGCATTATAGTGTGATGAAAGGTAATCGGTTAGCATATTTTAAGGATCCCGAAACCAAAGTCTATTTAGGTATTATCGCTGTCGCTGTTATGTTGGTAAGCATAAATCTAGTAAATGACCTGGACTATGGTATAGATCAAGCAGCTCGCTTAGCGCTTTTTCAGGTGGCATCGGTCATAACCAGTACGGGATTTACCACAACGGATTTTTATCAATGGCCGGATTTTAGCCGCTTTCTTCTGGTGGTTCTGATGTTCGTAGGAGCCTGTTCCGGTTCTACAGGTGCTGGGATTAAGGTAATACGCCTGCTGATTGTTCTGAGGGCCCTTTCTAACCAGATGTCCAGGTTAATCCACCCACAGGCAGTTATACCAGTGAGATTAGGTAATAGTGTTATTCCTCAGGAAGTGGTACAAACTGTACAAAATTTCTTTGCCTTATTTATCGTGTGTATTGGCATTGCCGTGACAGCTTTATTAGCGTTAGGAATAGATCTCTCAACTGCCTTTATGGCAGTGATAACAACCATTAGCTGTCTGGGAACGGTAAGTCCGGCTACCATGTTCGCGGATATGCCCCAGGTGGCTAAATTGATTTTGACCTTTTGTATGTTTATTGGTAGGCTAGAGTTGTTTACCATTCTGGTGGTATTAAATCTGAAGTTCTGGAGATAA